A section of the Telopea speciosissima isolate NSW1024214 ecotype Mountain lineage chromosome 3, Tspe_v1, whole genome shotgun sequence genome encodes:
- the LOC122655185 gene encoding uncharacterized mitochondrial protein AtMg00810-like — MEEELQALEHNQIWELVPLPPGKSAIGCRWVYVVKVNADGSLARLKARLINTGRIFLIVYVDDIVIIGDDSEGFKSLKSHLQQRFQTTDLGKLNYFLGVEVAQSRKGISLSHWKYTLDLLTEIGMLGCRPLDNLMDPNVKLVAEEADVLDDPEKYSRLVGKLNYLTFTRPDIAFPISVVSQFLSSPRTPHWDVVIRILRYLKKAPRCGLVYASHEHGRVEGFLDENWAGLLVDRRSTIGYCVYVGGNLV, encoded by the exons atggaggaGGAATTGCAGGCATTGGAACATAATCAGATTTGGGAACTTGTTCCATTGCCACCTGGGAAATCTGCTATAGGTTGTCGATGGGTTTATGTTGTCAAGGTTAATGCAGATGGCTCTCTTGCTCGCCTTAAAGCCCGTCTG ATCAACACAGGCAGAATTTTCCTTATcgtgtatgtggatgatatagtgaTTATTGGAGATGACTCTGAAGGATTTAAGAGTTTGAAGTCTCATTTACAACAAAGGTTTCAAACTACGGATTTGGGGAAGTTAAACTATTTCCTAGGTGTTGAAGTGGCTCAGTCGAGGAAGGGTATATCCCTATCACATTGGAAGTATACTCTTGACCTGCTTACAGAAATTGGGATGCTAGGGTGTAGACCTCTTGATAACCTGATGGATCCTAATGTCAAACTTGTTGCTGAAGAGGCAGATGTTCTtgatgatccagagaagtataGTAGGCTTGTTGGGAAGCTCAACTATTTGACTTTCACCAGACCCGATATTGCTTTCCCGATAAGTGTTGTAAGCCAATTCTTGTCATCTCCTCGGACTCctcattgggatgttgttatacGAATCTTGAGATACCTCAAAAAGGCTCCACGGTGTGGATTAGTATATGCTAGTCATGAACATGGGAGAGTTGAAGGGTTCTTAGATGAAAATTGGGCTGGGTTGCTTGTTGATAGGAGATCAACTATAGGTTATTGTGTGTATGTGGGAGGTAACCTTGTCTAA